The following are from one region of the Tachysurus fulvidraco isolate hzauxx_2018 chromosome 24, HZAU_PFXX_2.0, whole genome shotgun sequence genome:
- the epn3a gene encoding epsin-3 isoform X5 has protein sequence MSSSSLRRSVKNIVNNYTEAEIKVREATSNDPWGPSGSLMMEIAELTFNVVAFTEVMGIIWKRLNDHGKNWRHVYKALTLLDYLVKTGAERVTQQCKENIHAIQTLRDFQYIDRDGQDLGVNVREKAKQLVALLQDKDKLKHERSQAQATRERMARAGGMYSSMPPPYSGSRTSQPSIATTTGDTYGRPRTSPPSYNLSTPPPHLAPELEKARPQTSGEEELQLQLALAMSREESEKKPPPAVTLDMDEDTQLQIALSLSKEEHQQEERSRQGDESLLQKALEESKREMEAKAGGQSAILDLIDIFTPASEAPPSAKPWDPSGAAGPLRVDPWDSLDPSTSNRGPGSSWAAPSSLHSQPWDNQARAPDPWEAPQRATSPVHTWLSTAATAETKGSAVPVKGASSLPGSPTDGDLFDDAMDGGQVHINGRNVESPELFDLSRLGESLAEPNPRTCVTPEAFLGPAAASLVNLDSLIPPSSAPKNLNPFLTGVSAPSVTNPFQSEQARLTLNQMRPSSSTSAAPNSLQYSASLPLPASNQPLSLPSSFTQPSEEQLKALGNLPHSLHPLSSKSTQGQPDQSQNPFL, from the exons ATGTCGTCTTCGTCCTTACGCCGCTCTGTGAAGAACATAGTAAACAACTACACGGAGGCGGAGATCAAAGTGCGAGAGGCGACCTCGAATGACCCATGGGGTCCTTCCGGTTCTCTCATGATGGAGATCGCTGAGCTGACTTTCAATGTAGTGGCCTTTACCGAGGTCATGGGTATAATCTGGAAGCGCCTGAATGACCACGGCAAGAACTGGCGTCACGTCTACAAGGCACTGACCCTGCTGGATTATCTGGTGAAAACTGGTGCAGAGCGCGTGACTCAGCAATGCAAGGAGAACATCCACGCGATCCAAACACTCCGGGACTTCCAGTACATAGACCGTGACGGACAGGACTTGGGTGTGAATGTGCGTGAGAAGGCCAAGCAGCTTGTTGCTTTGCTCCAAGACAAGGACAAACTGAAGCACGAGCGGAGCCAGGCTCAGGCGACACGTGAGCGCATGGCCCGTGCCGGTGGCATGTACAGCTCCATGCCTCCACCCTACTCTGGAAGCCGCACCAGCCAGCCCAGCATAGCCACCACTACCGGGGACACGTACGGTCGCCCTAGAACCTCACCCCCCTCCTACAACT TGTCCACTCCACCCCCTCATCTGGCCCCAGAGCTGGAGAAGGCACGGCCTCAGACCAGCGGTGAGGAAGAGTTACAACTGCAGCTGGCATTGGCCATGAGCCGTGAGGAGAGCGAGAAG AAGCCTCCTCCCGCTGTCACCTTGGACATGGATGAAGATACTCAGCTCCAGATTGCGCTGAGCCTCAGTAAGGAGGAACATCAGCAG GAGGAGCGAAGTCGCCAGGGGGATGAATCGTTGCTCCAGAAAGCTCTTGAAGAGAGTAAACGAGAAATGGAAGCCAAAGCAGGAGGG CAGTCTGCCATTTTGGATCTGATAGATATTTTTACTCCAGCCTCCGAAGCGCCACCCAGTGCCAAACCATGGGATCCGTCTGGAGCTGCGGGACCTCTGAGGGTTGACCCGTGGGATTCTCTAG ATCCAAGCACCTCAAATCGAGGTCCTGGCAGCTCCTGGGCAGCACCTTCCAGCCTTCACTCTCAGCCCTGGGACAATCAGGCACGTGCTCCTGACCCATGGGAAGCTCCTCAGAGGGCCACCAGTCCTGTTCATACTTGGCTCTCAACTGCTGCCACTG CAGAAACAAAAGGGTCTGCTGTCCCAGTCAAAGGCGCATCATCACTTCCTGGAAGTCCAACAG atgGAGATCTTTTCGATGATGCCATGGACGGTGGTCAGGTGCACATTAATGGCCGTAATGTGGAAAGTCCAGAGTTATTTGACCTGTCTCGTTTGGGAGAAAGTTTAGCAGAGCCAAATCCTCGGACCTGTGTCACTCCGGAAGCCTTTCTGGGCCCTGCAGCGGCCTCGCTCGTTAATCTCGACTCCCTGATCCCGCCAAGTAGCGCTCCTAAAAACTTAAACCCGTTTTTAACAG GTGTGAGTGCTCCTTCTGTCACAAATCCATTCCAAAGCGAGCAGGCGCGTCTCACGCTCAATCAGATGCGTCCTAGTAGCTCCACGTCCGCCGCTCCCAACTCGCTGCAATACAGCGCTTCTCTGCCTCTGCCTGCGAGCAATCAGCCTTTGTCCTTACCCAGCTCTTTCACCCAGCCTTCGGAAGAACAGCTTAAAGCGCTTGGGAACCTGCCTCATTCACTGCATCCTCTCTCATCCAAATCCACACAAGGACAGCCAGATCAGAGCCAGAACCCTTTCCTCTGA
- the epn3a gene encoding epsin-3 isoform X8, with protein MSSSSLRRSVKNIVNNYTEAEIKVREATSNDPWGPSGSLMMEIAELTFNVVAFTEVMGIIWKRLNDHGKNWRHVYKALTLLDYLVKTGAERVTQQCKENIHAIQTLRDFQYIDRDGQDLGVNVREKAKQLVALLQDKDKLKHERSQAQATRERMARAGGMYSSMPPPYSGSRTSQPSIATTTGDTYGRPRTSPPSYNLSTPPPHLAPELEKARPQTSGEEELQLQLALAMSREESEKEERSRQGDESLLQKALEESKREMEAKAGGQSAILDLIDIFTPASEAPPSAKPWDPSGAAGPLRVDPWDSLDPSTSNRGPGSSWAAPSSLHSQPWDNQARAPDPWEAPQRATSPVHTWLSTAATAETKGSAVPVKGASSLPGSPTDGDLFDDAMDGGQVHINGRNVESPELFDLSRLGESLAEPNPRTCVTPEAFLGPAAASLVNLDSLIPPSSAPKNLNPFLTGVSAPSVTNPFQSEQARLTLNQMRPSSSTSAAPNSLQYSASLPLPASNQPLSLPSSFTQPSEEQLKALGNLPHSLHPLSSKSTQGQPDQSQNPFL; from the exons ATGTCGTCTTCGTCCTTACGCCGCTCTGTGAAGAACATAGTAAACAACTACACGGAGGCGGAGATCAAAGTGCGAGAGGCGACCTCGAATGACCCATGGGGTCCTTCCGGTTCTCTCATGATGGAGATCGCTGAGCTGACTTTCAATGTAGTGGCCTTTACCGAGGTCATGGGTATAATCTGGAAGCGCCTGAATGACCACGGCAAGAACTGGCGTCACGTCTACAAGGCACTGACCCTGCTGGATTATCTGGTGAAAACTGGTGCAGAGCGCGTGACTCAGCAATGCAAGGAGAACATCCACGCGATCCAAACACTCCGGGACTTCCAGTACATAGACCGTGACGGACAGGACTTGGGTGTGAATGTGCGTGAGAAGGCCAAGCAGCTTGTTGCTTTGCTCCAAGACAAGGACAAACTGAAGCACGAGCGGAGCCAGGCTCAGGCGACACGTGAGCGCATGGCCCGTGCCGGTGGCATGTACAGCTCCATGCCTCCACCCTACTCTGGAAGCCGCACCAGCCAGCCCAGCATAGCCACCACTACCGGGGACACGTACGGTCGCCCTAGAACCTCACCCCCCTCCTACAACT TGTCCACTCCACCCCCTCATCTGGCCCCAGAGCTGGAGAAGGCACGGCCTCAGACCAGCGGTGAGGAAGAGTTACAACTGCAGCTGGCATTGGCCATGAGCCGTGAGGAGAGCGAGAAG GAGGAGCGAAGTCGCCAGGGGGATGAATCGTTGCTCCAGAAAGCTCTTGAAGAGAGTAAACGAGAAATGGAAGCCAAAGCAGGAGGG CAGTCTGCCATTTTGGATCTGATAGATATTTTTACTCCAGCCTCCGAAGCGCCACCCAGTGCCAAACCATGGGATCCGTCTGGAGCTGCGGGACCTCTGAGGGTTGACCCGTGGGATTCTCTAG ATCCAAGCACCTCAAATCGAGGTCCTGGCAGCTCCTGGGCAGCACCTTCCAGCCTTCACTCTCAGCCCTGGGACAATCAGGCACGTGCTCCTGACCCATGGGAAGCTCCTCAGAGGGCCACCAGTCCTGTTCATACTTGGCTCTCAACTGCTGCCACTG CAGAAACAAAAGGGTCTGCTGTCCCAGTCAAAGGCGCATCATCACTTCCTGGAAGTCCAACAG atgGAGATCTTTTCGATGATGCCATGGACGGTGGTCAGGTGCACATTAATGGCCGTAATGTGGAAAGTCCAGAGTTATTTGACCTGTCTCGTTTGGGAGAAAGTTTAGCAGAGCCAAATCCTCGGACCTGTGTCACTCCGGAAGCCTTTCTGGGCCCTGCAGCGGCCTCGCTCGTTAATCTCGACTCCCTGATCCCGCCAAGTAGCGCTCCTAAAAACTTAAACCCGTTTTTAACAG GTGTGAGTGCTCCTTCTGTCACAAATCCATTCCAAAGCGAGCAGGCGCGTCTCACGCTCAATCAGATGCGTCCTAGTAGCTCCACGTCCGCCGCTCCCAACTCGCTGCAATACAGCGCTTCTCTGCCTCTGCCTGCGAGCAATCAGCCTTTGTCCTTACCCAGCTCTTTCACCCAGCCTTCGGAAGAACAGCTTAAAGCGCTTGGGAACCTGCCTCATTCACTGCATCCTCTCTCATCCAAATCCACACAAGGACAGCCAGATCAGAGCCAGAACCCTTTCCTCTGA
- the epn3a gene encoding epsin-3 isoform X9 — MSSSSLRRSVKNIVNNYTEAEIKVREATSNDPWGPSGSLMMEIAELTFNVVAFTEVMGIIWKRLNDHGKNWRHVYKALTLLDYLVKTGAERVTQQCKENIHAIQTLRDFQYIDRDGQDLGVNVREKAKQLVALLQDKDKLKHERSQAQATRERMARAGGMYSSMPPPYSGSRTSQPSIATTTGDTYGRPRTSPPSYNLSTPPPHLAPELEKARPQTSGEEELQLQLALAMSREESEKEERSRQGDESLLQKALEESKREMEAKAGGSAILDLIDIFTPASEAPPSAKPWDPSGAAGPLRVDPWDSLDPSTSNRGPGSSWAAPSSLHSQPWDNQARAPDPWEAPQRATSPVHTWLSTAATAETKGSAVPVKGASSLPGSPTDGDLFDDAMDGGQVHINGRNVESPELFDLSRLGESLAEPNPRTCVTPEAFLGPAAASLVNLDSLIPPSSAPKNLNPFLTGVSAPSVTNPFQSEQARLTLNQMRPSSSTSAAPNSLQYSASLPLPASNQPLSLPSSFTQPSEEQLKALGNLPHSLHPLSSKSTQGQPDQSQNPFL; from the exons ATGTCGTCTTCGTCCTTACGCCGCTCTGTGAAGAACATAGTAAACAACTACACGGAGGCGGAGATCAAAGTGCGAGAGGCGACCTCGAATGACCCATGGGGTCCTTCCGGTTCTCTCATGATGGAGATCGCTGAGCTGACTTTCAATGTAGTGGCCTTTACCGAGGTCATGGGTATAATCTGGAAGCGCCTGAATGACCACGGCAAGAACTGGCGTCACGTCTACAAGGCACTGACCCTGCTGGATTATCTGGTGAAAACTGGTGCAGAGCGCGTGACTCAGCAATGCAAGGAGAACATCCACGCGATCCAAACACTCCGGGACTTCCAGTACATAGACCGTGACGGACAGGACTTGGGTGTGAATGTGCGTGAGAAGGCCAAGCAGCTTGTTGCTTTGCTCCAAGACAAGGACAAACTGAAGCACGAGCGGAGCCAGGCTCAGGCGACACGTGAGCGCATGGCCCGTGCCGGTGGCATGTACAGCTCCATGCCTCCACCCTACTCTGGAAGCCGCACCAGCCAGCCCAGCATAGCCACCACTACCGGGGACACGTACGGTCGCCCTAGAACCTCACCCCCCTCCTACAACT TGTCCACTCCACCCCCTCATCTGGCCCCAGAGCTGGAGAAGGCACGGCCTCAGACCAGCGGTGAGGAAGAGTTACAACTGCAGCTGGCATTGGCCATGAGCCGTGAGGAGAGCGAGAAG GAGGAGCGAAGTCGCCAGGGGGATGAATCGTTGCTCCAGAAAGCTCTTGAAGAGAGTAAACGAGAAATGGAAGCCAAAGCAGGAGGG TCTGCCATTTTGGATCTGATAGATATTTTTACTCCAGCCTCCGAAGCGCCACCCAGTGCCAAACCATGGGATCCGTCTGGAGCTGCGGGACCTCTGAGGGTTGACCCGTGGGATTCTCTAG ATCCAAGCACCTCAAATCGAGGTCCTGGCAGCTCCTGGGCAGCACCTTCCAGCCTTCACTCTCAGCCCTGGGACAATCAGGCACGTGCTCCTGACCCATGGGAAGCTCCTCAGAGGGCCACCAGTCCTGTTCATACTTGGCTCTCAACTGCTGCCACTG CAGAAACAAAAGGGTCTGCTGTCCCAGTCAAAGGCGCATCATCACTTCCTGGAAGTCCAACAG atgGAGATCTTTTCGATGATGCCATGGACGGTGGTCAGGTGCACATTAATGGCCGTAATGTGGAAAGTCCAGAGTTATTTGACCTGTCTCGTTTGGGAGAAAGTTTAGCAGAGCCAAATCCTCGGACCTGTGTCACTCCGGAAGCCTTTCTGGGCCCTGCAGCGGCCTCGCTCGTTAATCTCGACTCCCTGATCCCGCCAAGTAGCGCTCCTAAAAACTTAAACCCGTTTTTAACAG GTGTGAGTGCTCCTTCTGTCACAAATCCATTCCAAAGCGAGCAGGCGCGTCTCACGCTCAATCAGATGCGTCCTAGTAGCTCCACGTCCGCCGCTCCCAACTCGCTGCAATACAGCGCTTCTCTGCCTCTGCCTGCGAGCAATCAGCCTTTGTCCTTACCCAGCTCTTTCACCCAGCCTTCGGAAGAACAGCTTAAAGCGCTTGGGAACCTGCCTCATTCACTGCATCCTCTCTCATCCAAATCCACACAAGGACAGCCAGATCAGAGCCAGAACCCTTTCCTCTGA